GAATGCGCACGGGCAAAAGCGGCTGATGAAAATTGGCCGATACCCGTCAACATCCTGCACCCAGGCCCGCACAAAGGCTCTCAAGTATCAGAACCTTGTGGAAAACGGTCGAGATCCGCTCGCAGAAAAACAGGCGAACTGCGACTCGCCTACCTTTGCGGACCTCTCCCGCGAATACCTCGCCGATCCCGAGACATCGAAAAAGCGCGCGTCAACGATGCGCAATGAACGGCAGATGCTCGCAACGATCATCAATAAAAACCTGGGCACGCTGCTAGTGCAGAACATCACTCGCAACGATATCGCGCGATTGCACGCATCGTTGAAGGCGACGCCATACCGCGCGAATCGAGTACTCGCCCTACTCTCGACAATGTTCTCGTTCGCAATGGAGCGAACGTTGCGCACAGACAATCCAGCAAAGGGTGTTAAGAGATACCCCGAACACAAACGCGAAGCGATGTTGACCGAAGAGCAGCTCGAGCGCCTCTCGACAGCGCTGGCATCTTACCCGGACTTGGCGCGTGACGAATCGGACCGCCTCGCGAGAGAGAGCGCGGCGAACGCTATTCGACTCCTATTACTGACCGGCGCACGTGAAAATGAAGTGCTGCAGGCCGCCTGGGCCGAGTTTGACCTGGGCCGCGCGGTATGGACTAAGCCAAGCCATCACACAAAACAGAAGAAAACGGAGCACGTTGCTCTCAGCGATGCGGCGCTCGAATTGCTGCAGAGCATGGAAAAGAAGAAATCCGGCGAACATCTCTTCCCTGGAAACAAAACTGAGAAGGACAAAACGGAAAAAGCGCGCGCTACCATTCGGCGGCCTTGGGTCCAAGTGCTGAAAGCTGCAGGCCTCGCGGAGAGAATCGAAAAAGAGGGTAAGCGCCTGGTGCGCGATGCATCTGGCAAGCTGGTTCGGCGAAAGATCATTCAGTACAAACCCGTGTTCCGCATCCATGACCTCAGGCACAATTTCGCATCGCATCTTGTCTCGCGCGGCGTGTCTCTTCACATTGTTGGCAAGCTGCTGGGGCACACGCAACCCCAAACCACCGCTCGCTATGCTCACCTGTCGGACAGTCCGTTGCGCGACGCTGCGAATCAGTTTGGGCTAATTGTCACAAGAGGCGGCAAGATTTCTGCCCAAAGCACTCGATAGATAAACTCTGAAACCCACGCTAAGAAAGGGTCCAATGTGGACCCTTTCCTCTTTCCCCCTTGTTTTCTTTGCAGACGTTTGCACAACTACTCACCTTTGCGATTCTTACCGTATTTCTTTCGCCAATGGTTCCTCTTCTGTTCTCTGAGCGCCTCCTGGGCGCACTTCTCGTCACAGTACTTCTGACCTTTACGAGCAAAAAAGTAAGGCTGTTGGCACTCGGGATTAACACAGACCCGCGCTCTGTCGGCAATTCCTTGGAAGTGATACACGGCTTGTTCGAAGGGCGTCAGGGGTGGCGGCTCATCCCTTTGTTGCTGAAAATGTTCCATGCTATCGCGAGTTTCTCGTTTCAAACTCGTCTCGAAAATCTGCTTATATTCTTCTCTGACCCTGAAAATCTGCCATTCCCTCCGTCGCAGATCCTCTGCTTGCCATGCGCGACGAAGGTATCGAGCGACCTCCGAAATGTAAGCGTGTGGCAGGCCGTGAAATTCAACCGGGAACGATTCTGGGTACCGTTTCATCAGTCGCACCATGCCATCCCAAACTCGCCGAGCTTGCGTTTCTTCTGTTGGTGTCAGGGGCGACAAACCCGCGCTGAGTGGCTCACCTTGCATCGTCTGAGTAATTGCTAGCCAAGACACTGTGGCGGGCCAGTCGGGAAGGTTTGCCCAATCTGTCAGCAGCGCCTCCGCTCGGGCAGGCCGAAGTTTCTTTCCTAGAAATAAATCGGGCGATTTCTTACTAGTACTCATGGACTACTCGCTTTCCTCTTGCG
This is a stretch of genomic DNA from Terriglobia bacterium. It encodes these proteins:
- a CDS encoding site-specific integrase; translation: MPRFEITDKLIKVLQPPPSGNRIHFGDLPGFGVRISSGGAIAFVYTYRNAHGQKRLMKIGRYPSTSCTQARTKALKYQNLVENGRDPLAEKQANCDSPTFADLSREYLADPETSKKRASTMRNERQMLATIINKNLGTLLVQNITRNDIARLHASLKATPYRANRVLALLSTMFSFAMERTLRTDNPAKGVKRYPEHKREAMLTEEQLERLSTALASYPDLARDESDRLARESAANAIRLLLLTGARENEVLQAAWAEFDLGRAVWTKPSHHTKQKKTEHVALSDAALELLQSMEKKKSGEHLFPGNKTEKDKTEKARATIRRPWVQVLKAAGLAERIEKEGKRLVRDASGKLVRRKIIQYKPVFRIHDLRHNFASHLVSRGVSLHIVGKLLGHTQPQTTARYAHLSDSPLRDAANQFGLIVTRGGKISAQSTR